Proteins from a single region of Pyrus communis chromosome 6, drPyrComm1.1, whole genome shotgun sequence:
- the LOC137736539 gene encoding sufE-like protein 2, chloroplastic, with protein sequence MNSTAFTTTTLPHVSSARSAAAESSSNRQFHNPVPAKLKLDTQNNNINFLSIKCIPSRGIRIPNALALTATQARPSEPTERVADKLKRLVLEFKSLSEPIDRVKRLLHYAVRLPPHSDCAREPENRVQGCSTQVWVEAEMDEVGRMRFRADSDSEIAKGFCSCLMWLLDGAEAREVLAVEARDLHDVNVGVYGKVNSRVNTWHNVLLAMQRKTQALVAEREQGMRGANPNSFLDEVNG encoded by the coding sequence ATGAACTCCACCGCATTTACAACAACAACACTCCCTCATGTCTCCTCCGCCCGCTCCGCCGCCGCCGAGTCATCGTCAAATCGCCAATTCCACAACCCTGTACCCGCCAAATTGAAACTCGACACCCAAAACAATAACATAAATTTCTTGTCCATCAAATGCATCCCCAGTCGAGGAATTCGAATCCCGAACGCGTTGGCTCTGACGGCGACACAGGCTCGGCCGTCGGAGCCCACGGAGAGGGTGGCCGACAAGCTGAAACGCCTCGTTTTGGAATTCAAGTCTCTGTCGGAGCCAATTGACCGCGTGAAGCGGCTACTACACTACGCGGTGAGGCTCCCGCCGCACAGTGATTGTGCGCGGGAGCCGGAGAACCGGGTCCAGGGGTGCTCGACGCAGGTGTGGGTGGAGGCAGAGATGGACGAGGTGGGAAGGATGAGGTTCCGGGCGGACAGCGACTCGGAGATCGCGAAGGGGTTCTGCTCGTGCCTGATGTGGTTGCTGGACGGCGCGGAGGCGCGTGAGGTTCTGGCGGTGGAGGCGCGGGATTTGCACGACGTGAATGTGGGGGTGTACGGGAAGGTCAATTCAAGAGTGAACACGTGGCACAACGTGCTGCTGGCGATGCAGAGGAAGACTCAGGCTTTGGTGGCGGAGCGAGAGCAGGGGATGCGGGGTGCTAATCCTAATTCTTTCCTTGACGAGGTCAATGGTTAA